In Silene latifolia isolate original U9 population chromosome 6, ASM4854445v1, whole genome shotgun sequence, the genomic window ATTGGGATATTAGGCAAGTTATTCGTGAATAACTCACACTTATGTTACTACGAGTAACATACACTAAGTTGAAAGAAGGTCTACAAAACTGACCTGATATGAACTCAATCTGCACCTGAATTGAGGACCCGAATTTAACCAGTAACCATATAGACATGAAAATTTTAAgattaaccttttttttttttttgaaattgtcatctcattaataatcaactaagcgtaggttacaatgaagataacaaatagacaaaggaaaatcaagattgctaacgtaaaaaatacattcaaaataacTATCTAAATCTTGGTAATGTAGGCCGCCGctccaaaatcataaatttcttgaatctatgaataatcgatgtctttgcatccttcttgatggagggaaacagtgtagccgtcttgatgtattcatccacgaaacaaatctgataatctccccgtcgattaaaacttattatattgataacaatcccacgaaaaaatggaaaaaccccgaaagaagggacggaacaacagatctcaccaaaagggagactattattgaaaataagattgatctgcataatattagttgtttaagaaagcttttgtggggcttaccatcgatggatGATCGTCGATGGAAGCCTCCGAATAATAATGGAGGCTAGGTTTTTAGAgagggtttttttagagagagagggaGACATTAACCTTTTTAAATAACTTGATAACAATATACCCCGAAAAAACTTAATAACAATAGGCCCGAAACTACAACCCGAATATAACCCGCTTGGAGCGCAATCtttaaaacacaaaaacaacgaCTTCTTAACCGCCGAGGTGAAGAAACAGCAAAATCGTGAGCGAACGTCGAAGAAAAAGATTCACGaagagaaaacaaaagaaaacaaattaAATTATTATGGAGATTGATGAtgaatcttcatcttcttcaaacAATCAATTATCAAATTTACGAACCCTAACTTCGCAATACTCAAATTATCTATACAATCAAATCTCCAATTTTCTCCCAATTTCTTCAGATTCTGCATTAATCAGTAAAATCGCAAGTTTCTGGCGTCAATTTGGGCGTGCTAGGTCTCGTCGTCGGAAACCgtgtcttcctcttcctctttctTCCAAATCGCTTCATACTTCGCTGTAATTTCTCTACTTTTAGTTAGCAAACTTGGATTTTGAACTGTTAATTGTCAACTTTATGCTGATTAATTATCGTTTTAGCTGTCAAACATTGATTTTAAACTGTTAATTGTCATTTGCATGCTGATTAATTATCGTTTTAGCTGACAAAGTTTGATTTTGAACTGTTAATTGTCATTTTTATGCTGATTAATTATCGTTTTAACTTGCTGATTTTGATTTTGTACTGATATGCTGCTTAAACTTTGCATTTTAGTTGAAATTCGACGTGTTGATATTATGAGGGAGAGGAATGTGATTGTAATCGTCTGTATATTTGGAGATATTAAATGATTTAAGTCAATGAATTTTGAGTGTTTTGACCTCAAAAGTCGAATGTTGACAGTTGTTTGTGACGGTACTGACTGATAATGTGATTTAGTTTAGTGAGTCGAATGTTGGCAGTTGTTTGTGGTGGTACTGACTGATAATGTGATATAGATTTAGTTGGTGAGTCGAATGTTGGCAGTTGTTTGTGATGGTACTGTCTGATAATGTGATGGAATATTAGTTTAGTGAATCGAATTTTGGAAGTTGTTTATGACGGATAGTGACTGAAATCCTAATGTGGTCAAGAGGGTATGAAACTTATAAAGAGACCTAGCTAAAAGTTATTTGTTCTGTGCTTTATGAGATTGTGACTGAAATCCTAATGTCTTGTTCTTCAGTGTTTTGGAGGATATTATTTTGATCAAATGATCCCCGAGTTGGAGGATTTCACAATTAAGTTTGTGAAGTCTATGCTTTACATTGATGCGTTCATCTATATTTATACGCCATTTtgagggttttttttttgtggtaaCGCAGGATTATGACAGAAGCCTCTAGAATTTTTGAAGTTTTGGAGGATATTTTGGAGCAGTTATTCTCAAATATTCACTATATTCAGAAAAATCTGCATTATTGGCAAATTAAAGAAGAGGTTGGTACCTGGTTTTATGTTCGAGCTCATAGCATGTTATTGATATGTTTTTGGTGCGAGGGTTTCTCAAATATCGATCATAATACTGAAATTTGAATTACTACAACCAGTTTACTTGATGCAGGGTTCAAATGCTCAGAAAGCATACTTTATGCTTTTTGAGAGAGGGCCACAGGCGTTAATTAGTGGAAGTGTTGAGCTGGTGCGGAACTTCATTGCGGAAGATTCCTCTTTTCAGATTCTTTGCCACAATGCCTCTGGCTTCATAGCTGAGAGAGTTACTGTGTTGGATAGCTTGAAACGTATGCTTGCCAAGTTTTTGGCGCAGGTTTATTTACCTATGTTACTTCTATTTGCTCTCATTAAGTTAAATAATTTTATCCACTTTCTATGTTGTATTTGACTTAATATGATATGTACTTATGTAGTAATGTAGTATATGGGAAGAAATGTTATGGGACGGTTGTGAATTGTGATACCTATGAATCTATGATGTTGCTTCGGAATTTGAATATTCTTAGATTTAACTAGTAGTTTTAGCTGTTGTTGGCCACTTGATACATACGTGAGTGCATCGTAGCTATTTCTCTTCGGATAATTGAGCTTAATGCTCACCTTTTGATTTCAGTCGCTCTATGTTATTGTGATATTCCCTCCTATACCTACTATCATACTCTTTCTGACTATCAAACTAGAAATGTATGCATTCCTTTCTTGTGgatgttatattaattattagtATATTACTGATTACAGTGATTAGCATTACCGCTGACAAGCAGAGGGGTGTTTATAATTAATGTTCATTCTTATCAAAAGTTATAGTGATAGAAGTTGTGTAAtcatgaaaataaaaataaaattaaaaagatTTTTTGTACATCTGAATTCTGATGCACCTTGTTATTCTCGTCTAGGGAAATTTGTGTTCAATTCAGAAGGAGCTTATAATAGGAAAGTTTCTGAACTTTTGCTCCATACATGCATGGTTGTAAAGTGggtgatattttttttttacttggtGTCATGTATATATGCTGACTGGTTCCTTCAGCTGAGGCCATTTATTTCTTCTGTGTTGATTGTTTAGTCCATAATCGTTTATTATGGCTTCTGATCCAGGTATATATGCTAATTGATAAACAAGGGGAGGACCTGATGTCTGATCCTCAAAGATCATTGCCATCATTGTTGGTCATTATTGATGGTTTATTTTCTGATCTTGAGGCATCAATTGCTAAATTGCATGCTTCGACGTCCCAGGTAGCAATCAAAGATGCTTTTAGTTCCAAGTATACGTCTTCCCATTCTATCCGTGGAACACTGGAACTTGCTTATATATATCTTGTATGCTGGTTATATTCAGATGGATTCTTCTGATGGGAGTAGTAAGTCAGTTCTGCTGGTGTTCAACAAAATTACTGAACGGGAAGGGGAAGTTCCTGAATGGACAGAAGATGAAATTCGAGATGCTATAGCTTCAATATATCAGAACCTTCAAAAATTAGACTCCTATCTATCTGATGTTGTAAGACTCCTATATATCAGAATCTTCAGCTTTCTTTCTCATGATTCTTTGCTATTGTTCATGTTAGCCAACAAAATATTTTtgggacaattttttttttttttttttttttttatttgttgttgttgtgcaaGCTACATAACTGCTGAGTTACATTTTCTCTCATCTTTCAGGTTGGGAAGCACCGCAAACCTAGAAAACTGACTCGGTATTGGGTCCGTTATACATGTGGCGCGGTTGGCCTTTCTGTATGTTCATTGTGGCTTGTGCGTCATAGTAGATTGGTTGGAAGTCCGGACATTGATAATTGGATCGGTGAAGCAAAAGAGTCAACAATTAGTTTCTGGACTGAACATGTGGAGCAACCGGTATGCCTCTGATAGTGGATTTTATATATTCAGTGATCTTCCTGAATCCTGAGTCCCGAACGATGCTTAGTAATATTCGAATTGATTATTTGGTAACTTATGTCTGTGCTAGTTCACGCTAACCTAATACTACTGCTTCAAGGTACAGAAAGAACCTATACGTAAATTCGGCAATGAGTTAACTCTTGACATTTGCATCTCTTGGGTTCTAGGGATGCAAAGGCGTCAACATTTTGCTGTATGTGTATTGTGTGTATTGCTAGTTAACCATATTTCTGGGATAAGAAACATTTTCGGACCAAGGCTTTGTTGTGCTATACTTTAGTGGCTAGAAGTTTCATGGTCAAATAATTGgagatcatttgaaagatatgTCTGACCAATTTCTGCAGTATGCTTATTGGACTTAATATGCTTTCATTGTTTCTAATTAATTTTCGAGCGTATGAGGACCAATAGTTATGTAGAGGATGAAGACAATTGTGACTCCGCCTGTGAGTGTTTTCGGGCATTCGCTGCCGGTCCCAAGCCCGGATAAAGGAGGAGGGTTGCGGTAGGTCTGTGGCAGCCAGCATAAAAACTTCgtcacattttatggacatgaatcgAATTTGAACATCGTTGGGCGTCTCCTCGAGAACGCGCATGTTGCACTTCTTAGACCGGGTGTAGTGATAAGTATGTGAGGGTTGCTAGGTCGTCGCCCGGAAGCGACGCGCCATCTTTACATCTgggggtggtgtcaaataggcaagggtgcgctacatcttctagacccgggtgtagtgaaaaatatgcaagggttgttaggtcgtcgcccaaaagcggcgcgccacctcgaagtatgggtgtggtgtcaaataggtttggatctaggaagcatggtcaagagcgggtaaagaaatcaggacatgacttgaggaagggtagtaggttacggtttggtacttggaatgttggctctttgacagggagattagctgaggtaggggaggttatgaaaaggaggagagtgcatatattgtgtctacaagagacaaagtggatcggagataaagcaagggtgatagcgccttggggttataagctttggtacacgggtaaagacaaaagtcgtaatggagtgggtattgtcattgataaagattacattgatgatgtggtagaggtatcgagaaagagtgataggattatgagtagacctggcaaacagatcaggtcgtgtcgtgttcgtgttcgtgtcaactttaaacgggtcaccactaccccaaccctaacccgacccaattacataaacgggtcatttgcctcaaccctaacccaacccatttaatttttctataacccaacccgacttgtttaacccatttatctttttgCATGTtatgtttaacccatttatcttttcgcgggtcatttttaacccacttaacccgtttaacccaataaactaataGAATAAACGAAGCTTTATAAGCCTATTATCCCACAATTGAGGAATGAAAATACTTATTTTGAAGTTGTTTGGGTGGATTATTGACACTTTTAAATAAgcgggttattcgtgtcgggttcgtgtcaaaagagctcaaccctaacccgacccatttaagtttcgtgtcgtgtccgtgtcaacccaattagttaaatgggtcacaacgtcttgaccctaacccgctaatttcgtgtcgggttcgtgtcgtgttttcgggtcGTGTCAATAATTGCCACCTCTAATTATGAGTATTAAGCTTGTAGTCGGGGATGAGGTGGTGACggttataagtgcttacgcaccccaagtaggtttggatgcttcttttcgacgagccttcTGGGAAGATTTGGAAGAGGTGGTAGAACGTgtccctattggagagaaattgatcattggtggtgacctcaatgggcatgtgggtactagtcgagttggctttgagaacattcatgggggttttgggttcggggagagaaatgaagcaggaagtgacatattggattttgctttggcatatgacttgggtataatgaacacttggttcgagaaaagacattctcatttggtgacttatagaagtggaggtaatgctagtcaaattgacttccttttggtaaggaatgtgtggaggaaagagtacaccgattgcaaggtcatacccggggaaagtgccgcaacacaacatagactagtggttctTGATGTTCGaggtaagagagacttgaggaagagaaagataatcggtgaggcacggatcaagtggtggaagctacaagggggaaaccaacaagcgtttttggataaggttggaagtagcgatatttggtcggattgtgaggagaaagatattgatgcaacgtgggataaattggagcatgttgtaaaggagTTGGCGAGGGAGGTattaggggaatctaaagggaatagaccatcaagtaaggacacatcttggtggaacgatgtggtgagacaagcgataaagactaaacgtgaatgctataaggttttggggaaatgcatgagtgatgagaactttgaaaagtacaaggaagctagacgagccgctaaaaaggccgtacgggatgcgagggcaaaagttaaccaagaagtgtatgccaggttggacacgagagaaggagagaaggatatctataaacgtgctcgcataagagaccgaaggacgagagatattgggagagttaggtgtgtgaaagatatggacgacaaggttctggttcgggataacgagataaaggctagatggagttcttactttgataatttattcaatggacatcgggaacaaggttttggggatgtagaggtaacaccaagcatggttaaccgggaatttgtgcgtagaatacaaaagagtgaagttagaaaggcgttaaggaagatggggtcaaagaaagcggagggaccggatggtatacccatagaagtttggaggtgcttcggggagagagggattgaatgggtaaccatgctcttcaacaagatttggaggagcaacaagatgccatcggcttggaggaaaagcactcttgtccct contains:
- the LOC141585848 gene encoding protein DGS1, mitochondrial-like isoform X1, with protein sequence MEIDDESSSSSNNQLSNLRTLTSQYSNYLYNQISNFLPISSDSALISKIASFWRQFGRARSRRRKPCLPLPLSSKSLHTSLIMTEASRIFEVLEDILEQLFSNIHYIQKNLHYWQIKEEGSNAQKAYFMLFERGPQALISGSVELVRNFIAEDSSFQILCHNASGFIAERVTVLDSLKRMLAKFLAQVYMLIDKQGEDLMSDPQRSLPSLLVIIDGLFSDLEASIAKLHASTSQMDSSDGSSKSVLLVFNKITEREGEVPEWTEDEIRDAIASIYQNLQKLDSYLSDVVGKHRKPRKLTRYWVRYTCGAVGLSVCSLWLVRHSRLVGSPDIDNWIGEAKESTISFWTEHVEQPILSIRDELFDTFRKRHKGVMEAEEVQLTANSLHRMLLTFCEQTNGQQCPENASDQELLEIVMARYEKELLHPIKSIVGGGELPRAMLIQIQKLKLDIETAMLELDQILKANEINFAVLAALPAFIFVVILIMLLRSWIKQDKGAEGRGRIARRQRRLLIVEIEKMIMQYQSCMDLRQIEDAHCCFGLVLYTLDHLYRAVQKHAKTTGEWSCLKQDIIDLAKPQLHTTHKLTITSRMERVYDCLLPSLGK